A genomic stretch from Lathyrus oleraceus cultivar Zhongwan6 chromosome 2, CAAS_Psat_ZW6_1.0, whole genome shotgun sequence includes:
- the LOC127121791 gene encoding uncharacterized protein LOC127121791 has product MDRTWMYDRVYSNRHGLKEEYVRGVKDFVKRALKQPICKSEGGIRCPCINCKCLKIRTPTNVRLHLYRDGFQPDYWIWTQHGEVELNVNTRNDSNSSEHVHHDDQIEAMNQMVYDAFRPYGVFSHVNDNIEVEEYTEDEFPNEDAKRFYDKLISFNKPIYEGATQSILSISTQLLEIRSNWHVPQKGLDFVAQMLKSVCPVQKCLPDNYYQATQLVSKLGLKVEKIDCCKNGCMLYYKDDSNLSECKFCNAPRFIPRKTGMGKYKDIPMKRMFYFPIIPRLQRLYASTESASEMRWHHMNKNSSNILRHPSDGKAWKHFDSVYPDFSREPRNVRLGLCSDGFTPYIQASASPYSCWPIIVTPYNLPPEMCMTKPYLFLACLIPGPKNPKLKIDVYLQPLIDDLHRLWSNGILTYDISTKQNFIMKACLMWTINDFPAYGMLSGWGTQGKLACPHCMEHTDAFTLKSGHKNSWFDCHRRFLPSNHSFRRSKRSFLKNRVVTNEPPPISTGKDIWAVISNFPKVTEIGWEAKWKEFEGYGVDHNWKKRSIFWDLPYWKDNLLRHNLDVMHIEKNVFDNIFNTVMNVKDKTKDNEKAREDLAKLCFRGDLELQPLENGKNGKPKASYTLTKSEAKLVCKWLKELRMPDGYASNLSRCANVEKGTVHGMKSHDCHVFMECLLPIAFHSLPDLVWKPLTELSRFFKDLCCNTLRMDDLIKLDENIPIIICKLERIFPPGFFDSMEHLPIHLAKEAILGGPVQYRWMYPFERFMGVSKRAVTNKARVEGSICSDYIHRETNYFCSHYFNSFRLLPTINLSNKPHLDNDDILPTMSILQSGGRPSGKSRKYFLSDKEWKSSHVHVLINCDEVKPYLDIFLENHSLDIEDSSGRIHIEFPIWLKKYVNEETNGFTNQDIIALSRSPASMAISWNMYFINGYKFHTEEWSKGRKTSNCGVHVKGLAEGGNTDFYGIIKHIFELDYFGLKHKIPVFYCEWFDPTRNTGTKVHPQYKTVDIKMDKRYRPYDPFILAQNARQVYYVPYPEMCRDMRGWCAAITTKPRGRVEIDNIEDEVPYQSDGMLPALPNVEIEAISCLRDMSQLDVFEEIFDCSTSEADRGH; this is encoded by the exons ATGGATCGTACTTGGATGTACGATAGAGTATATTCCAATAGACACGGATTGAAAGAAGAGTATGTTCGTGGGGTTAAAGACTTCGTAAAGAGGGCTTTGAAACAACCTATTTGTAAATCTGAGGGAGGGATAAGGTGTCCGTGTATAAATTGCAAGTGTCTCAAGATAAGAACACCAACTAATGTTAGACTTCACTTGTATCGAGATGGATTTCAACCAGACTATTGGATTTGGACTCAACATGGAGAAGTAGAGCTCAATGTTAATACAAGGAATGATTCAAATAGTAGTGAGCATGTGCATCATGATGACCAAATTGAGGCAATGAATCAGATGGTGTATGATGCTTTTAGGCCTTATGGAGTATTCTCTCACGTGAATGATAACATAGAAGTTGAGGAATATACGGAGGATGAGTTTCCCAACGAAGATGCCAAAAGATTTTATGACAAGTTGATATCTTTCAACAAGCCCATTTATGAGGGAGCGACCCAATCAATATTATCAATATCTACTCAACTTCTTGAAATTAGGTCTAATTGGCATGTACCACAAAAAGGTTTAGATTTTGTTGCACAAATGCTTAAAAGTGTATGTCCAGTTCAAAAATGCTTGCCCGATAACTATTACCAAGCAACACAGTTGGTATCTAAGTTAGGGCTAAAGGTTGAGAAGATTGATTGTTGTAAGAATGGTTGTATGTTATATTACAAGGATGATAGCAATCTATCAGAGTGCAAATTTTGTAATGCTCCTAGGTTCATTCCTCGCAAGACTGGCATGGGAAAGTACAAAGATATCCCAATGAAGAGAATGTTCTACTTCCCAATCATTCCCAGATTACAAAGATTGTATGCATCAACTGAGTCGGCAAGTGAAATGAGATGGCATCACATGAACAAAAATAGTTCCAACATCCTTCGCCACCCGTCAGATGGAAAAGCATGGAAACATTTTGATAGTGTATATCCTGACTTTTCTAGGGAACCCAGAAATGTAAGGTTGGGTCTGTGTTCAGATGGTTTTACTCCTTACATTCAAGCGTCTGCTTCTCCATACTCATGTTGGCCAATAATAGTTACTCCGTATAATCTCCCCCCTGAAATGTGCATGACCAAACCATACTTGTTTTTGGCATGCCTCATACCCGGACCTAAAAACCCTAAATTAAAGATAGATGTCTACTTGCAACCATTGATTGATGATCTACATCGATTGTGGTCCAATGGAATATTGACCTATGATATATCTACAAAACAAAACTTCATCATGAAAGCCTGCTTGATGTGgacaattaatgattttccagccTATGGTATGTTATCTGGATGGGGAACACAAGGTAAattggcatgccctcattgtATGGAACACACTGATGCTTTCACCTTGAAAAGTGGCCATAAGAATTCCTGGTTTGACTGTCATCGTCGTTTCTTGCCATCTAATCACTCCTTCAGAAGGAGTAAAAGAAGTTTCCTAAAAAATAGGGTTGTGACCAATGAGCCACCTCCCATTTCCACAGGGAAAGATATATGGGCGGTAATAAGTAATTTTCCAAAAGTTACTGAAATTGGATGGGAGGCGAAATGGAAAGAATTCGAAGGGTATGGAGTGGATCACAATTGGAAAAAGCGAAGTATTTTTTGGGATCTCCCATATTGGAAGGATAATTTGTTAAGGCATAACCTCGATGTGATGCACATAGAAAAAAACGTCTTCGATAATATATTTAATACTGTCATGAATGTTAAGGATAAAACAAAGGATAATGAAAAGGCAAGAGAAGACTTGGCTAAATTATGCTTTCGCGGGGACTTGGAGCTCCAACCCTTAGAAAACGGAAAGAATGGTAAACCAAAGGCTAGTTACACTCTAACCAAATCTGAAGCCAAGTTGGTTTGTAAATGGCTTAAGGAATTGAGAATGCCAGATGGCTATGCTTCAAACCTCAGTAGGTGTGCGAATGTAGAAAAGGGTACGGTGCATGGGATGAAGAGCCATGATTGTCATGTTTTCATGGAATGTTTACTCCCAATTGCATTCCATTCATTGCCAGATTTGGTTTGGAAACCATTAACTGAGCTAAGTCGATTCTTTAAAGATCTTTGTTGCAATACATTGAGGATGGACGACTTAATTAAGTTGGATGAGAATATTCCAATTATCATATGCAAGTTGGAAAGGATTTTTCCACCAGGTTTCTTTGACTCAATGGAGCATCTTCCAATCCATCTTGCCAAAGAAGCAATTCTAGGTGGTCCAGTACAGTACCGATGGATGTATCCATTCGAAAG ATTTATGGGAGTCTCAAAGAGGGCAGTGACAAATAAGGCTAGAGTTGAAGGTTCCATATGCAGTGATTATATACATCGCGAGACAAATTACTTTTGCTCTCATTATTTCAACTCTTTCCGTTTGTTGCCAACCATAAATCTTAGTAACAAACCTCATTTAGACAATGATGACATTCTACCTACAATGTCCATTCTACAAAGTGGCGGTCGACCAAGTGGGAAGTCACGAAAATATTTTCTATCTGATAAGGAATGGAAGTCTTCACATGTGCATGTCTTGATAAATTGTGATGAGGTTAAACCATATCTTGA CATATTCTTAGAGAACCACTCTCTAGATATAGAAGATTCATCTGGGCGCATACATATAGAGTTTCCCATATGGCTGAAGAAATATGTAAATGAGGAGACAAATGGATTTACTAACCAAGATATAATTGCCTTGTCTCGCAGTCCTGCATCAATGGCCATATCATGGAACATGTATTTTATCAATGGGTACAAGTTTCATACTGAAGAATGGAGCAAAGGTAGAAAAACTAGCAATTGTGGTGTGCACGTGAAAGGTCTTGCAGAAGGAGGAAATACTGATTTTTATGGAATAATCAAACATATCTTTGAGCTAGATTACTTTGGTCTGAAGCATAAGATTCCAGTTTTTTATTGTGAATGGTTTGATCCAACAAGGAATACGGGCACAAAGGTTCACCCACAATATAAAACTGTGGATATTAAGATGGATAAACGTTATCGTCCTTATGATCCTTTCATCCTTGCGCAAAATGCAAGACAAGTGTATTATGTCCCATATCCAGAAATGTGTAGAGATATGCGTGGATGGTGTGCGGCAATCACCACAAAACCAAGGGGTCGCGTAGAGATTGACAACATAGAGGATGAAGTACCTTATCAATCTGATGGGATGTTACCGGCGCTACCCAATGTAGAAATTGAAGCAATATCTTGTTTGCGTGACATGTCACAATTAGATGTGTTTGAAGAGATTTTTGATTGCTCTACTAGTGAAGCAGATAGAGGGCATTGA